In Euphorbia lathyris chromosome 10, ddEupLath1.1, whole genome shotgun sequence, a single genomic region encodes these proteins:
- the LOC136209603 gene encoding thioredoxin-like protein AAED1, chloroplastic: MAVSLSPVFFPNISRPAVIATTGKTSIPIFVSNSTIDRRRPTKLLADAARQSLVVCSATSGSTGIEYSGSVDENSANLLNTVKVFDLDGNGIPISDIWKDRKAVVAFARHFGCVFCRKRADYLASKKEIMDSSGVELVLIGPGSVEQAKTFSQQTKFKGEVYADPSHSSYEALKFVSGVLATFTPKAGLKIIELYMEGYRQDWKLSFEKDTVSRGGWQQGGIIVAGPGKTNISYIHRDKEAGDDPNIEDILKACCS, translated from the exons ATGGCAGTTTCTCTCTCCCCCGTTTTCTTCCCAAATATTTCCCGACCTGCCGTCATCGCCACCACTGGTAAGACTTCGATACCTATTTTTGTCTCCAATTCGACGATCGACCGCCGTAGACCAACTAAATTACTGGCCGACGCCGCGCGTCAAAGCCTCGTCGTCTGCTCTGCAACATCAGGATCCACTG GAATTGAGTATTCGGGTTCGGTGGATGAGAATTCCGCGAATTTACTGAATACGGTGAAAGTGTTTGATTTGGATGGAAATGGAATTCCGATTTCTGATATCTGGAAAGACCGGAAAGCTGTTGTTGCATTTGCTCGGCATTTTGG TTGTGTCTTCTGCAGGAAACGCGCTGATTATCTTGCTTCCAAGAAG GAGATCATGGATTCATCAGGAGTGGAACTTGTTTTGATTGGTCCTGGCAGCGTTGAACAG GCCAAAACATTCTCTCAGCAAACTAAATTTAAAGGAG aaGTTTATGCAGATCCTAGCCACTCATCCTATGAAGCTTTAAAATTTGTTTCTGGGGTTTTAGCAACGTTTACACCCAAA GCAGGCCTTAAGATAATAGAATTGTACATGGAAGGTTATCGACAAGACTGGAAACTTTCTTTTGAAAAGGATACCGTCTCGAGAGGTGGCTG GCAGCAAGGTGGAATTATAGTTGCAGGCCCTGGTAAAACAAACATATCATACATCCACAGG GATAAAGAAGCAGGAGATGATCCAAATATTGAAGACATACTGAAAGCTTGTTGCTCGTGA